A DNA window from Hemibagrus wyckioides isolate EC202008001 linkage group LG11, SWU_Hwy_1.0, whole genome shotgun sequence contains the following coding sequences:
- the LOC131361849 gene encoding uncharacterized protein LOC131361849, with amino-acid sequence MFHHFLVHAAFLSSRWLPRDQRLKFQIVLFIFVVLFLTPQVYILTRPKSSRYCEKPLLNNLISLIVFSVMATGLAVTLTLTDPVPKSIRSAYHTFGLLSFTQGLCTIILTFKAPQCENTTPELYLFSLVFSWACIISTALFMIRGCLWMFHSQCPNWFSETCL; translated from the exons ATGTTTCATCACTTCTTGGTTCATGCAGCTTTTCTGAGCAGCAGATGGCTTCCACGAGACCAACGACTGAAATT CCAAAtagttctttttatttttgtggtgCTTTTTCTAACACCCCAGGTTTACATACTGACAAG GCCAAAATCTTCCCGTTACTGTGAAAAGCCGCTCTTAAACAACCTCATATCTCTCATTGTGTTTTCAGTCATGGCTACAG GCTTAGCAGTGACCCTTACTCTCACTGACCCTGTGCCCAAGAGTATCAGGTCAGCTTATCACACATTCGGATTGCTTTCATTCACCCAGGGACTTTGTACCATCATTCTGACTTTCAAAGCTccccagtgt gagaACACTACACCTGAGCTCTATCTCTTTTCACTGGTATTTTCATGGGCTTGTATCATATCAACAG CACTCTTCATGATAAGAGGCTGCCTTTGGATGTTCCATAGCCAGTGTCCAAACTGGTTCAGTGAAACATGCCTCTAG
- the h6pd gene encoding GDH/6PGL endoplasmic bifunctional protein, with amino-acid sequence MWKIRWCVLLLTTTCWLRGDAKDSKDPPHPGHVSVVIVGGTGDLAKKYLWQGFFHLYASQVDKGHTFSFYGGGLSSAEKGTPLLFEILKELKCPSGLTAERCALVKEQFLRLSQYLQLKSLEDYKKLSEQIQLQLKQEGMMEAGRLFYMSVPAFAYAEIAEKINSTCRPPDGAWLRVVLEKPFGHSFSSAQILATQLYSFMKEEEMYRIDHYLGKQVISHILPFRKKNHKLLKPIWNKQHIERIEIVLKETLDCKGRIQFYDQYGVIRDMLQNHLTEIMTLLMMKIPANLSNSEEVLQNKLKVFNGLEYIDRGSVVVGQYQGYNAEVQMELNKTKDHFSLTPTFAGVVIFGNSPQFSGIPIFMSSGKMLDERVGYARVIFKNDKFCIQEYSSVHCKPKQIVFYLGHGNLQYSAILVSKNLFKPDLVNSDWKEFIEHKDISVLGLPLSDYHIQSPKVPTEAYYELIPNVFYGRKDSFVSAENLMASWAFWTPLLNSLVNVVPRLYPGGAANGDLLNFQLQSRMVGFISDEEVNVIQQGPEENFQVMQGKFRNADMVSAWSKELVDRLASDLHDMAEEIVQAEGQFHLALSGGSSPIALFLQLAQHHYTFPWHSTHVWLADERCVPPTEADSNFHSIHDQLLQNVHIPYFNIHPMPVQLNQRLCVEEDGGALLYEKQISQLVNGSRFHYILLGVGEDGHTASLFQDTNLQYNGDRLVALTESPIKPHQRMSLTFTAINKAHRVGILIMGKRKHELVVQLSRIKGKTPKYPITSVKLKDGHLTWYIDYDALLG; translated from the exons ATGTGGAAGATAAGATGGTGTGTGCTGCTCCTGACCACCACGTGTTGGCTAAGAGGCGATGCCAAAGACAGCAAGGATCCTCCACACCCTGGACATGTGTCTGTGGTTATTGTAGGTGGCACCGGTGACCTGGCCAAAAAATACCTTTGGCAAGGATTTTTCCATCTTTATGCCAGCCAAGTAGACAAAGGGCACACTTTCTCCTTCTACGGAGGTGGCCTTTCTTCAGCTGAGAAAGGCACTCCACTGCTGTTTGAGATATTAAAGGAGCTGAAATGTCCATCAGGACTTACAGCTGAGCGTTGTGCTCTGGTTAAAGAGCAGTTCTTACGACTGTCCCAGTATCTGCAGCTTAAAAGCCTGGAGGATTATAAGAAGCTCAGTGAACAGATCCAGTTGCAGCTCAAGCAGGAGGGCATGATGGAAGCAGGAAGGCTCTTTTACATGTCTGTTCCAGCCTTCGCTTATGCTGAAATCGCAGAAAAGATCAATAGCACCTGTCGGCCCCCAGATGGAGCATGGCTCAGGGTTGTTCTGGAAAAGCCATTTGGACACAGCTTCAGCAGCGCCCAAATTTTAGCCACGCAGCTGTACAGTTTTATGAAAGAGGAGGAGATGTACAGGATTGATCACTATTTAGGGAAGCAG GTCATCTCCCATATATTGCCCTTTAGGAAAAAAAACCATAAACTTCTAAAGCCAATTTGGAACAAGCAGCACATTGAGAGGATAGAGATCGTGTTGAAGGAAACTTTGGATTGCAAAG GCCGGATTCAGTTTTATGACCAATACGGGGTCATCAGAGACATGCTCCAGAACCACCTTACGGAAATTATGACCCTTTTAATGATGAAAATACCTGCTAACCTGTCCAACAGTGAAGAGGTTTTACAGAATAAGCTTAAAGTCTTCAATGGCCTTGAATACATTGATAGGGGCAGTGTGGTTGTAGGTCAGTATCAGGGCTATAATGCAGAAGTCCAGATGGAACTCAACAAAACAAAGGATCATTTCAGCCTTACCCCAACTTTTGCTG GTGTGGTAATCTTTGGAAACAGTCCTCAGTTCAGTGGAATTCCCATATTTATGTCATCGGGTAAGATGCTTGACGAACGCGTTGGATATGCTCGAGTTATTTtcaaaaatgacaaattttGCATTCAGGAATACAGCAGTGTCCACTGCAAGCCCAAACAGATTGTATTCTATCTCGGCCATGGGAATCTCCAATATTCGGCAATTCTTGTTAGCAAAAATTTGTTTAAGCCAGATCTGGTAAACAGTGATTGGAAAGAGTTTATCGAGCATAAAGACATTTCTGTACTTGGGTTACCACTCTCTGACTATCACATCCAGTCCCCTAAGGTGCCCACAGAGGCCTATTATGAACTTATTCCTAATGTCTTCTATGGACGTAAGGATAGTTTTGTCAGTGCAGAGAACCTCATGGCCTCATGGGCTTTTTGGACACCGCTCTTGAACAGCCTGGTTAATGTCGTTCCACGGCTATACCCGGGCGGTGCCGCTAATGGTGACCTCTTGAACTTTCAGCTGCAAAGTAGGATGGTTGGATTCATTAGTGACGAGGAGGTGAACGTGATTCAGCAAGGTCCCGAAGAGAACTTCCAGGTTATGCAAGGGAAGTTCCGCAATGCTGACATGGTTTCTGCCTGGTCCAAAGAATTAGTGGACCGCTTAGCCTCTGACCTGCACGACATGGCCGAAGAGATAGTTCAGGCGGAAGGTCAGTTCCATCTGGCCCTGTCAGGTGGTTCAAGTCCCATTGCCCTGTTTCTTCAGCTTGCACAGCACCACTACACCTTCCCATGGCACAGCACTCATGTATGGTTAGCAGACGAACGGTGTGTGCCACCCACTGAGGCAGATTCCAACTTCCATTCCATTCATGACCAGCTCCTGCAGAATGTCCATATTCCTTACTTCAACATCCACCCCATGCCAGTGCAGCTCAACCAGCGCTTGTGTGTTGAGGAAGATGGCGGTGCACTCCTCTATGAGAAGCAAATAAGCCAATTAGTCAATGGCTCTCGTTTCCATTATATACTGCTTGGTGTAGGTGAGGATGGTCACACTGCTTCACTGTTCCAAGACACCAATCTGCAGTATAATGGGGACAGATTGGTGGCTCTGACTGAAAGTCCAATCAAGCCTCACCAGAGGATGAGTCTTACATTCACTGCCATCAACAAAGCACACAGGGTAGGAATACTGATCATggggaaaagaaaacatgagcTTGTAGTTCAGCTCAGTAGAATTAAGGGTAAAACTCCAAAGTATCCAATCACAAGTGTAAAACTAAAAGATGGCCATTTAACATGGTATATAGACTATGATGCACTTTTAGGATAA